A region from the Benincasa hispida cultivar B227 chromosome 8, ASM972705v1, whole genome shotgun sequence genome encodes:
- the LOC120083564 gene encoding probable inositol transporter 2 codes for MEGGIDGSSVDSDFKECFSLAWKNPYVLLLALSAGLGGFLFGYDTGVISGALLYIRDDFKSVDKSTLLQETIVSMAIAGAIIGAAIGGWMNDQYGRRTVILISDFLFFIGAVVMATSPNPSLLIVGRVFVGLGIGMVSMTSPLYISEASPPKHRGALVSTIGILIAGGQFLSYLINLAFTKAPGTWRWMLGVTGFPALLQFILIFLLPESPRWLYRKGRSEEAERILRKIYSENEVEREIRELKESVEVEIKEKEASEKISLIMLLKTKTVRRGLYAGVGLHIYQQFVGITTVMYYSPSIIQLAGFASNETALLLSLVIVGLNALGSIASIYFIDKTGRKRLLIISLFGLIISLGLLSAAFHEATSHSPLVSTRNTPLKGYTCPDYSFTNDSSSWDCMKCLKASSPNCGFCASRANKVFSGECLAANDTVKDLCHNEDRQWYTKGCPSKFGWLALIGLALYIIFFSPGMGPVPWLVNAEIYPLRYRGVCGGISATTNWISNLIVAQSFLSLTQSIGPSWTFLIFGLISVVALLFVLTCVPETKGLPIEQIEQMLEKRTLHFKFWKKRTNLSDKTQGA; via the exons GAGTCATTTCTGGAGCCCTTCTTTACATTAGGGATGATTTCAAGTCTGTGGACAAAAGCACTCTTTTACAG GAAACCATAGTGAGCATGGCAATTGCAGGAGCCATAATAGGAGCAGCAATCGGAGGATGGATGAACGATCAATATGGTAGACGAACTGTAATTCTCATATCAgacttcctcttcttcattggAGCTGTGGTCATGGCAACTTCACCCAACCCTTCCCTTCTCATTGTGGGTCGAGTTTTTGTCGGTCTTGGAATCGGTATGGTTTCTATGACTTCCCCTTTGTACATCTCTGAGGCTTCCCCTCCAAAACATCGTGGTGCCCTTGTCAGCACCATTGGCATTCTCATTGCTGGTGGCCAGTTTCTTTCATATCTCATCAACTTAGCTTTCACCAAAGCACCGGGCACTTGGAGATGGATGCTTGGGGTTACAGGGTTCCCAGCACTCTTGCAGTTTATCTTAATATTCTTGTTACCCGAGTCACCCAGATGGTTATACCGCAAG GGGAGATCAGAAGAGGCTGAGAGGATACTAAGAAAAATCTATTCAGAAAATGAAGTAGAAAGGGAGATTAGAGAACTTAAGGAGTCTGTTGAAgtagagataaaagaaaaagaggctTCTGAGAAGATCAGTTTGATCATGctattgaaaacaaaaacagtGAGAAGGGGACTTTATGCAGGGGTTGGACTTCATATTTACCAACAATTTGTGGGCATAACTACAGTTATGTACTACAGTCCTTCTATCATTCAGTTGGCTGGCTTTGCTTCTAATGAGACCGCACTTCTGCTTTCATTAGTCATAGTTGGGCTTAATGCATTGGGCTCCATTGCCAGTATATATTTCATTGATAAAACAGGCAGGAAAAGACTTCTAATCATCAGCTTATTTGGTCTCATCATCTCTCTTGGCCTTCTATCAGCAGCTTTTCATGAAGCAACATCTCACTCTCCATTAGTGAGTACTAGAAACACTCCACTTAAAGGTTACACCTGCCCTGATTACAGTTTTACCAATGATTCTTCTTCTTGGGACTGTATGAAGTGTTTGAAAGCCTCATCTCCAAATTGTGGTTTCTGTGCTTCAAGAGCTAATaag GTATTTTCTGGGGAATGTTTGGCTGCTAATGATACAGTGAAAGATTTGTGTCATAATGAAGATAGACAATGGTACACAAAGGGATGTCCTAGCAAATTTGGGTGGCTTGCACTCATTGGTCTTGCTCTCTACATTATCTTCTTCTCTCCAGGAATGGGACCTGTGCCATGGCTTGTGAATGCTGAGATTTATCCTTTAAGGTATCGTGGAGTGTGTGGAGGAATATCAGCCACAACAAATTGGATCTCAAATCTTATTGTTGCTCAGTCTTTCTTATCATTAACTCAATCAATTGGGCCTTCGTGGACATTCTTAATATTTGGATTGATTTCAGTAGTAGCTCTTTTGTTTGTACTCACATGTGTGCCTGAAACAAAGGGTCTTCCAATTGAGCagattgaacaaatgcttgaaAAGAGGACTTTGCATTTCAAATTCTGGAAGAAGAGGACTAATCTGTCAGACAAAACCCAAGGTGCCTGA